In Leptodactylus fuscus isolate aLepFus1 chromosome 2, aLepFus1.hap2, whole genome shotgun sequence, one genomic interval encodes:
- the NAGPA gene encoding N-acetylglucosamine-1-phosphodiester alpha-N-acetylglucosaminidase yields the protein MSAPRRRAERFVLSHLCPRYFPALYRRTLQIALFVHCWLHVSARTSMVDDLLLPYGVSAKHGPSRSHRETRSCLPLKHGNTTHEVWASNNDTTYPVATTRTFVSIFTEGVKKTVYGHFTFINNPLRTVSVLEPGKPGSCMRNMTATVEETVKYGKCIVAQNGGYFDTTTMQCLGNIVSNGRLVQNSGGIQNAQFGIRADGTMVFGYLSEEEVLSTENPFVQLVSGVGWLLRNGEVYLEQSKNVECDKTQNTGTFDYFMNVISARTALGHDKDGRLILFHVDGQTTDRGMNLWEVAKFLKQQGVINAINLDGGGSATLVINGTLANYPSDHCLFNAMWRCPRSVSTVVCVHEPLCDPPDCSGHGQCIAGECHCTGYWTETSCNVLSCGPSNCSTHGTCTPNGCVCDSGWMDGNCSTACNHGYYGDGCTSVCHCQNNGTCDHVNGTCECPAGFTGRYCEEACPFGFYGLRCREVCHCEKQCYCHPVTGNCNYTYESRTLELLSKVGSCMESVLHSWWKAVPSGAKETFLTEHLWAGLSCTLLVLLVISIAFNVRQAWSQREKRNDWTYSYQRLQEMNGNVDVPDMYETCNLYHSDNDEDVSRYKTSS from the exons ATGTCGGCACCCAGGAGGAGAGCAGAGAGGTTTGTCCTGTCTCATCTGTGTCCGCGCTATTTCCCGGCGCTGTACCGGCGGACGCTGCAGATCGCGCTCTTCGTGCATTGCTGGCTCCATGTCAGCGCCAG GACCTCCATGGTTGATGATTTACTACTGCCCTATGGCGTCTCTGCCAAGCATGGTCCAAGCCGTAGCCATCGTGAGACCAGAAGCTGCCTGCCTCTTAAGCATGGGAACACCACGCATGAAGTGTGGGCCAGTAATAATGACACCACGTACCCAGTGGCCACGACTAGAACGTTTGTATCAATCTTTACTGAGGGTGTGAAAAAGACTGTTTATGGGCACTTCACCTTTAttaataaccctttaaggactgTGTCTGTACTGGAGCCTGGGAAGCCGGGCAGTTGTATGAGAAATATGACGGCAACAGTAGAAGAAACTGTGAAATACGGGAAATGCATTGTTGCCCAAAATGGAGGATATTTTGATACTACCACTATGCAATGTCTTGGAAATATTGTCAGTAATGGCAGATTGGTGCAAAATTCTGGAGGGATTCAAAATGCACAGTTTGGCATCAGGGCAGATGGGACCATGGTTTTTGG ATATCTATCAGAAGAGGAGGTACTGAGTACCGAGAACCCCTTTGTGCAGCTAGTGAGTGGAGTTGGGTGGTTGCTGCGCAATGGTGAAGTGTACCTAGAACAGAGCAAGAATGTAGAATGTGACAAGACTCAGAACACTG gtACTTTTGATTATTTTATGAATGTGATCTCTGCTAGGACCGCTCTTGGCCATGATAAAGATGGCCGACTTATTCTGTTCCATGTAGATGGCCAGACTACAGACAGAGG GATGAACTTATGGGAGGTGGCTAAATTTCTAAAACAACAAGGAGTTATTAATGCTATAAATCTGGATGGCGGAGGATCTGCTACTCTGGTTATTAATGGGACACTTGCCAACTATCCCTCCGATCACTG TCTGTTTAATGCAATGTGGCGTTGCCCCCGGAGCGTGTCTACAGTTGTATGTGTCCATGAACCCTTATGTGATCCCCCAGACTGCAGCGGCCATGGACAGTGTATTGCTGGAGAGTGTCATTGTACAGGCTATTGGACAGAGACTTCTTGCAATGTTCTAAGCTGTGGCCCATCAAACTGCAGTACTCATGGAACCTGCACCCCAA ATGGATGTGTTTGTGACTCTGGCTGGATGGATGGTAACTGCAGTACTG CCTGTAACCATGGATACTATGGAGATGGATGCACCAGCGTGTGTCATTGTCAGAACAATGGCACATGTGACCATGTGAATGGGACTTGTGAATGCCCAGCAGGATTTACAGGACGGTACTGTGAAGAAG CATGCCCTTTTGGCTTTTATGGCTTAAGATGCCGGGAAGTTTGCCATTGCGAGAAACAGTGTTACTGCCATCCTGTGACAGGAAACTGCAACTATACCTATGAGTCCAGGACACTTGAGCTTTTATCAAAAG TTGGCTCCTGCATGGAATCAGTGTTACACTCCTGGTGGAAAGCTGTCCCCTCTGGTGCCAAAGAAACTTTTCTTACaga ACATTTGTGGGCAGGATTAAGCTGTACTCTTCTGGTGCTACTGGTGATTAGCATTGCGTTCAATGTTAGACAGGCCTGGTCTCAAAGAGAAAAACGGAACGACTGGACATATTCTTACCAAAGACTtcaagaaatgaatggaaacgtgGATGTCCCAGATATGTATGAGACATGCAACTTGTATCATTCAGATAATGATGAGGACGTGTCACGTTATAAAACCAGCAGTTGA